A window from Cryptomeria japonica chromosome 1, Sugi_1.0, whole genome shotgun sequence encodes these proteins:
- the LOC131042630 gene encoding alpha carbonic anhydrase 7 — MARPVMRNVLLLLGLLLCIAGVRTQEVEDEREFTYIVGEETGPDHWGELHEEWSACGNGRQQSPIDVVKEQAKIYPDLGQLRRIYRPANATLVNRGHDIMLKWPTGAGSIEIEGRRYQLNQCHWHSPAEHTVNGKRYPLEMHLVHESEDNKIAVVGILYTYGRPDTFLAELMDEIASISDMEPPEEALGIVNPWHIKVGSRKYYRYNGSLTTPPCTEGVTWNIVHKVRTVSREQVRALHEAIHDEHEKNARPIQSTNGRIVKMYKPNGNPQLH; from the exons ATGGCACGACCTGTAATGAGAAACGTACTGCTTTTGCTGGGGTTATTGCTCTGCATCGCCGGGGTTCGAACTCAGGAAGTCG AGGATGAGAGGGAATTTACGTACATAGTGGGTGAGGAGACAGGGCCAGATCACTGGGGAGAGTTGCATGAAGAATGGAGTGCCTGTGGAAATGGGCGGCAGCAATCTCCCATTGATGTGGTGAAGGAGCAAGCTAAAATATATCCTGATCTGGGCCAACTGCGCAGGATTTATCGCCCTGCAAATGCAACCCTCGTCAACAGAGGCCATGATATTATG TTGAAGTGGCCTACAGGAGCTGGTAGTATTGAGATAGAGGGGAGAAGATATCAACTTAATCAATGCCATTGGCACTCCCCAGCTGAGCATACTGTAAATGGCAAAAG GTATCCTCTAGAAATGCATCTTGTACATGAATCAGAGGACAACAAAATTGCAGTTGTTGGAATTCTTTACACTTATGGAAGGCCTGATACCTTTCTTGCAGAG TTAATGGATGAAATTGCCTCCATTTCTGATATGGAGCCTCCAGAAGAAGCCCTTGGTATAGTTAATCCCTGGCACATCAAAGTGGGCAGTAGGAAGTATTATCGTTACAATGGATCTCTCACCACTCCACCTTGTACAGAGGGAGTCACTTGGAACATCGTCCACAAG GTGAGGACTGTATCACGGGAACAAGTTAGAGCTCTGCATGAAGCGATACATGAT GAACATGAAAAGAATGCACGACCCATCCAATCCACAAATGGAAGAATAGTGAAGATGTACAAGCCTAATGGCAATCCTCAATTGCATTAA